CCTTCCCGGGCCATCGCGACGGCCATCTCCCACTCCGTCACAGTGTCCATTGCGGCGCTGAGAATTGGAATATTAAGCCTTATCCTCGGCGTGATTCTCGTCGAGACGTCAACGTCCTTCGGCTCGACCTCGGTTGGCTGGGGTATGAGAAGAACGTCGTCGAAGGTGTAGCCCTTAAGGGCATTAACAAGTTTGTGTTCAAACTTCCCCATTCTTCTCGGACCTCCACGTCCTTTTTAACGTGAACCTGTCAAGGGTTTTTAAGGATTTCGAGGAGGATTGGAGTTGTACATCTGTCATATTACCCAATGAGAATATGACGTTCCAACAAAGAGGGACGCGTTTTTTCGGGAAAATCCGTCCAATGTCCAAAAACATGCCCGAAAAGCCAATATAGGACATCGCAGTCCGGTTTATGGTGATTGCCATGAAGAAGGGTTACGAAATCCAGAGGAGGGCTTCAGAGAAGGTAAGGGGGGAGGGCCAAACCCTCCGCTGAGTTGGCGTTTGGTTTTGAGGAGATACTGGAGGAAATCCTGAAGGAAGGTCTCTTCTGGGCCGCCTGGGGACGGCCTTCGGAGGTCATGCCGTTTCTGAGGGGGAAGCTTCTGGGCAACGGCCTGAACGAGAAATCAAAGAGACAGCTCGAGTGGCTCCTCGACGAGCTCGAGGAATTTTACAAGCGCGTCGCCTGCTGTGGCAGGGTCGAAGAAAAGCACGTCAGGGCAGTTAAGTCCTTCCACAGGGACATCGTCTCGGTGATAGAGACGGACGGGGCTTAGCTTTTTAACCCCTTCTCTCTACCCCTTCCGGGATGATGAGGGAAGTTTCGTCCGAGCGGTGAGGAAACTCGCATGGGCTGACCACCCTCAACCTTTTAAACGGCTCTTCTCTTCGCCCTTCGGGAAGAAAAATGAGCGAAAACGAGAAGCTTTCGAAGTTCATCGCCAGGCTTAAGGTTCTCATCGAGATGGAGCGGAAGGCCGAGATAGAGGCGATGAGAGCAGAGATGAGACGGCTCAGCGGTCGCGAGAGGGAGAAAGTTGGGAGGGCCGTTCTTGGCCTCAATGGAAAGGTAATCGGCGAGGAGCTCGGCTACTTTCTCGTCAAATACGGGCGCGAGAGGGAAATCAAGACGGAGATAAGCGTCGGCGATTTGGTTGTGATTAGCAAGAGGGACCCCCTGAAGAGCGATTTAGTCGGGACAGTCATCGAGAAGGGGAAGCGGTTCATAACGGTGGCTCTGGAAACAGTCCCGGAGTGGGCGCTGAAGAGCGTTAGGATAGACCTCTACGCCAACGACATAACCTTCAAGCGCTGGCTCGAGAACCTTGAAAACCTCCGGGAAAGCGGGAGGAAGGCTTTAGAGTTCTACCTCGGCCTGCGGGAGCCTGAGGAGGGCGAAGAGGTTAAGTTCACTCCCTTTGACAAGAGTTTGAACGCGAGCCAGAGGAGGGCAATAGCGAAGGCCCTTGGAAGCCCGGACTTCTTCCTGATTCACGGACCTTTTGGAACTGGAAAGACGAGGACACTCGTCGAGCTGATACGGCAGGAGGTGGCGAGGGGCAACAGGGTTCTGGCAACGGCAGAAAGCAACGTGGCCGTTGACAACCTCGTTGAGAGGCTTGTAGATTCCGGTCTGAAGGTCGTCCGCGTCGGACACCCGAGTAGGGTCTCAAGAGGCCTGCACGAGACGACTTTAGCCTACCTCATGACCCAGCACGAGCTTTACGGCGAGCTGAGGGAGCTTCGCGTAATCGGAGAGAACCTGAAGGAGAAGCGCGACACCTTTACCAAACCCGCTCCGAAGTACAGGCGCGGGCTGACCGACAGGCAGATTCTTCGCCTGGCTGAAAAGGGTATAGGGGCAAGAGGCGTTTCGGCAAGAGTAATCCGTGAGATGGCCCAGTGGCTGAAAATTAACCAGCAGGTGCAGAAGACCTTCGACGACGCGAGGAAGTTGGAGGAGAGAATAGCGAGGGAGATAATACGGGAAGCCGACGTCGTTCTGACGACGAACTCCTCGGCCGGGCTGGAGGTGGTTGATTACGGCTCCTATGACGTGGCGGTAATAGACGAGGCCACGCAGGCGACGATACCGAGCGTACTCATTCCGATAAACCGCGCGGGGCGCTTCGTTTTGACAGGTGACCACAAGCAGTTGCCCCCCACGATACTGAGCGAGAAGGCGAAAGAGCTGAGCAAGACCCTCTTTGAGGGCCTAATCGAGCGCTACCCAGGGAAGAGCGAGATGCTTACAGTTCAGTACAGGATGAACGAAAGGCTCATGGAGTTCCCGAGCAGGGAATTCTACGACGGTAGAATTAAAGCCGACGAGAGCGTAAGACACATAACGCTGGCAGATTTGGGGGTAAAATCGCCGGAAGATGGAGATTCATGGGCCGAAGTGCTTAAACCGGAGAACGTGCTCATCTTCATAGATACTGCCAGAAGAGAAGACCGCTTCGAGAGGCAGAGGTATGGAAGCGAGAGCCGTGAGAACCCGCTCGAGGCGAGACTCGTGAAGGAAACCGTTGAGGGTCTCTTAAGCCTCGGGGTTAAGCCTGAATGGATTGGTGTCATAACGCCCTACGATGACCAGCGCGATTTGATAAGCTCGCTTTTGCCTGAGGAAGTGGAGGTCAAGACCGTGGACGGCTATCAGGGAAGGGAGAAGGAGGTAATCATCCTCTCTTTCGTCCGCT
The Thermococcus sp. 21S9 DNA segment above includes these coding regions:
- a CDS encoding IGHMBP2 family helicase; the protein is MSENEKLSKFIARLKVLIEMERKAEIEAMRAEMRRLSGREREKVGRAVLGLNGKVIGEELGYFLVKYGREREIKTEISVGDLVVISKRDPLKSDLVGTVIEKGKRFITVALETVPEWALKSVRIDLYANDITFKRWLENLENLRESGRKALEFYLGLREPEEGEEVKFTPFDKSLNASQRRAIAKALGSPDFFLIHGPFGTGKTRTLVELIRQEVARGNRVLATAESNVAVDNLVERLVDSGLKVVRVGHPSRVSRGLHETTLAYLMTQHELYGELRELRVIGENLKEKRDTFTKPAPKYRRGLTDRQILRLAEKGIGARGVSARVIREMAQWLKINQQVQKTFDDARKLEERIAREIIREADVVLTTNSSAGLEVVDYGSYDVAVIDEATQATIPSVLIPINRAGRFVLTGDHKQLPPTILSEKAKELSKTLFEGLIERYPGKSEMLTVQYRMNERLMEFPSREFYDGRIKADESVRHITLADLGVKSPEDGDSWAEVLKPENVLIFIDTARREDRFERQRYGSESRENPLEARLVKETVEGLLSLGVKPEWIGVITPYDDQRDLISSLLPEEVEVKTVDGYQGREKEVIILSFVRSNRKGELGFLKDLRRLNVSLTRAKRKLILIGDSSTLSSHPTYKRLVEFVGERETVVDAEKLEV